In Prosthecodimorpha staleyi, the following are encoded in one genomic region:
- a CDS encoding GNAT family N-acetyltransferase produces MHAPLYLIRPELPEDDAAIEDLHEIGFGPGRFAKTAFRLREGVPADPDLSLVALVGGRVAGSVRLTPIRIGADPALLLGPLAVHPDFGNRGIGRALVRTSLEAAARLGHTMVLLVGDEPYYGPLGFHHVPPERVQLPGPVDTRRVLIAELRPGAHAQAQGPAKNWRWG; encoded by the coding sequence ATGCACGCGCCCCTCTATTTGATTCGCCCTGAACTGCCCGAAGACGATGCCGCGATCGAGGATCTGCACGAGATCGGCTTCGGCCCCGGCCGCTTCGCCAAGACGGCCTTCCGGCTGCGCGAAGGCGTGCCGGCCGACCCGGATCTGTCGCTAGTCGCCCTGGTCGGCGGTCGCGTCGCGGGGTCCGTGCGGCTGACGCCGATCCGGATCGGCGCGGATCCGGCACTCCTGCTCGGCCCGTTGGCCGTCCATCCGGATTTCGGCAACCGTGGGATCGGCCGTGCCCTGGTCCGGACCTCGCTGGAGGCTGCGGCCCGGCTCGGCCACACCATGGTCCTTCTGGTTGGCGACGAGCCCTATTACGGGCCGCTGGGCTTCCACCACGTCCCCCCGGAGCGGGTGCAGCTGCCGGGCCCGGTCGATACAAGGCGCGTCCTCATCGCCGAACTCAGACCGGGTGCCCACGCCCAAGCCCAAGGCCCCGCCAAGAACTGGCGCTGGGGGTGA
- a CDS encoding metallophosphoesterase family protein, with product MYSFAHLSDPHLGPLPDVRLRELMSKRVLGYLNWRLNRGRGAMRPTVLDDLVADMRAHAPGHVCVTGDLVNIALDAEVHSARAWLMSLGAAADVSVVPGNHDAYVRTALKQATEVWGAFMSGDGSEHVRFPYVRRRGPVAFVGVSSAKATGPFMATGTFDVSQGMRLAELLETLGREGLFRCVMIHHPPIRGAAPWAARLIGAERFRRIVREAGAELVLHGHTHKGTVGFIDGPTGGVPVVGVPSASASPRADRRGAGWNHFTVEGGPGDWTLTHVERGFAPGASQAGEIARRTLRPGN from the coding sequence ATGTATTCCTTCGCCCATCTGTCCGATCCCCATCTCGGCCCGCTGCCCGACGTCCGCCTGCGCGAACTGATGTCCAAGCGGGTGCTCGGCTATCTCAACTGGCGGCTCAACCGCGGGCGCGGCGCCATGCGGCCGACCGTGCTCGACGATCTGGTCGCCGACATGCGCGCCCATGCGCCCGGGCATGTCTGCGTGACCGGCGATCTGGTCAACATCGCGCTCGATGCCGAGGTCCATTCGGCGCGCGCCTGGCTGATGTCGCTCGGCGCCGCCGCCGACGTATCCGTGGTGCCGGGCAACCACGACGCCTATGTGCGCACCGCCCTGAAACAGGCGACCGAGGTCTGGGGGGCGTTCATGAGCGGCGACGGCAGCGAGCATGTCCGCTTTCCCTATGTCCGACGGCGCGGCCCGGTCGCCTTCGTCGGCGTCTCCTCGGCCAAGGCAACCGGCCCGTTCATGGCCACCGGCACTTTCGACGTGAGCCAGGGCATGCGGCTGGCCGAACTCCTGGAGACGCTCGGCCGCGAGGGGCTGTTCCGCTGCGTGATGATCCACCATCCCCCGATCCGCGGCGCGGCGCCGTGGGCGGCCCGGCTGATCGGCGCCGAACGGTTTCGCCGGATCGTGCGCGAGGCCGGCGCCGAACTGGTTCTGCATGGCCATACCCACAAGGGCACCGTCGGCTTCATCGACGGGCCGACCGGCGGCGTGCCGGTCGTCGGCGTGCCGTCGGCCTCGGCCTCGCCGCGAGCCGACCGGCGCGGCGCCGGCTGGAACCATTTCACCGTCGAGGGCGGTCCGGGCGATTGGACGCTGACCCATGTCGAGCGCGGCTTCGCACCGGGGGCGAGCCAGGCCGGCGAGATCGCGCGCCGGACCCTGCGGCCCGGCAACTGA
- a CDS encoding NUDIX domain-containing protein has translation MLNHLKPIVRRTVTWSGLVTRPVTLGVRGFVVDGQRRIFLVRHGYLPGWYLPGGGVDPGESAGRALVRELEEEGGIRVEESRIFGLYLNSRTSRRDHVALFVVDAFTMTPSPFVPNAEIREVGFFPLDALPEGTTGATRRRIAEVVEGTPRADIW, from the coding sequence GTGCTGAATCACCTGAAGCCGATCGTGCGGCGTACCGTGACCTGGTCGGGCCTCGTCACCCGTCCGGTGACGCTGGGCGTGCGCGGCTTCGTGGTCGACGGGCAGCGCCGCATCTTCCTGGTCAGACACGGCTATCTGCCCGGCTGGTACCTGCCGGGCGGCGGCGTCGATCCGGGCGAGAGCGCCGGCCGCGCCCTGGTGCGGGAGCTGGAGGAGGAAGGCGGCATCCGGGTCGAGGAGAGCCGCATCTTCGGCCTCTATCTGAACAGCCGGACGTCGCGGCGCGACCATGTGGCGCTGTTCGTGGTCGACGCCTTCACGATGACCCCGTCCCCCTTCGTGCCCAATGCGGAGATCCGCGAGGTCGGCTTCTTTCCGCTCGACGCCCTGCCGGAGGGGACCACCGGGGCAACCCGGCGGCGCATCGCCGAGGTGGTCGAAGGCACCCCGCGCGCCGACATCTGGTAG